Genomic segment of Kibdelosporangium phytohabitans:
GGCGGAATACCGCTCGGCCAGCAGCGCACGCTGCCGCCGAATCAGGTAACCGCCCATCAAAATGTTGTCCCGCACGCTCATCCTGGAAAACAACGCACCCGTCTGCGGCACCTGGGCGATGCCCTTGGCCAGCACCTGAGGAGCGGACAACTGATCGATCCGCTCATCGCCCAGCAGCACGGCACCGTCCCGCAACCTGATCAACCCGCTGACCACGCGCAGAAACGTGGATTTCCCGGCACCATTGGGGCCAAGAACACACGTAACCGAACCGGGGACGACGCTCAGATCGAGCCCACGCAGAACGTCACCACCGCCATAACCCGCGTACACATCCTGCAAAGTCAACATCAGCGACTCGCCCCACCGAGGTAGGCGTCCAGCACCGCCGGATCCTCGCGAACATCCGAAGGCGCGCCCGAAGCGATCACCTTGCCCCGGTCCAGCACGAAAACCGGGTCGCACAGATCGAGCACCAGCGGAATGTCGTGCTCCACCACGAGGAAAGTGACGCCCTGCAGGTGGGCAGCACGGATGATGTCCGTCATCCTCTCGACCAGAGCCGGATTCACCCCGCCCGCCGGTTCGTCGAGCAGGACCAAGCGCGGCTGGAGCATCATCACCTGCGCCAGCTCCACGAGCTTCTGCTGGCCGTAGGACAAAGCTCCGGCTTGTTCAGCCTCGAACCGGCCAAGCCCGACGAAACCCAGCAGCTCCCGAGCACGGTCGGCCTCATGCCCGGAGACCGCGCCGGAGGCGAGCACACGCGGCGAGAACTCCGCCAGCGGAGCGACGACGTTCTCCAGCACAGTCATGCTCCTGAACAAGCGGGTCAGCTGGAAGGTCCGGCCGAGCCCCCGATGTGCCCGCGCCGGCGGCGACAGGCCGTCGATCCGCTCGCCGTCGAACCAGATCTCCCCGGTGTGAGCGCCGCCGGTGCCGCTGACCAGGTTGAACAGGGTGGTCTTCCCGGATCCGTTCGGCCCGATCAACGCGGTGATCGAGCCGGCGGGAACAGCGAGACTGACGTCATCGACGGCAGTCAGACCACCGAAAGCCTTGTGCACACCCCGGACTTCCAGCAACGGACCGGTTTCCGGCGGCTCGGCGGGCACACGGGCGGCCACAGTGACCGGAGTGACCGGACTGTGGCCGGTGTACTCGACTTCACGGCACCTGGCGAACCGGCGACGCAAGGTCGGCAGCAGCCCGTCCGGCAGGAACAACACGATGATCACCAGCGCCACACCGAACAGCAGCAGACGACTCTGGGATCCACCACCGTAGACGGTCGCCGCCTCACCCGCGAAAGAGACGACGAAAGCACCGACGACCGGCCCCCACAGCGTGCCCTTGCCGCCCACAAGCGCGGCGAGCACGACCGTGACGCTGCTGAGGATGTTGAAAGCGCCCAAAGGATTGAGGAACGTCAGGAAGTACGCGTAGACCGCGCCCGCGACACCGACGAAGAAGGCGCTGGCAGCGTAGGCGAGGTTCTTGTACAGCGTGGTGGGAATGCCGACAGCGGCGGCCTTGCCCTCGTCCTCACGGATCGCCACCAGACCCGTGCCGAACTTCGTCCGCCGGATCCACGCACTGAAGCAGAACGCCAGCACACCCAAGCCGAGGAACATGTAGTAGAACGGGATGTTGCCGACATCCCGGCCCCAGCCCGGCAGCGCCAAGGTGATGCCGTCGGACCCGTTGGTCACGGCAGGCAGGTTGACCGCCAGCACCTGGCAACCCAGCAGCATCGCGATCGTGATGATCACGAAGGCGGGCCCCTTGGCGCGCAACACGACGCTGCCCACGAGCAACGCGACCGCGACGGCGACCACACCGGACAGCGGCGCGAGCACCAGCGGGTTGACCTCCCACTTGGTGGACAGAATACCGGCCGTGTAGGCACCGATTCCGAGGAACACACCGTGCCCCAACGAAATATACCCGGCGAACCCGGATATGACGTTCCAGCTGACGGCCTGAATCGCCACCAGGAACGCCAACAGCACAACCGTGTGCTCATAGGTGGCATCGGGCGCGACCAGAGGGAACGCGACCAGCGCGGCCAGCACGAGCGCGAGAACCCACCTCATGCGACGGCGTCCTCACGCAACCGGGTCCCGAAAAGCCCGTGCGGGCGAACGATCAGCACCAGCAGGATCACCGCGTAGAAGACCACTGTGGACCACCTCGGCGAACCGTAGGTCGCGGTGAACGTCTCGGCGAGGCCGAGGATCAACGCCCCCACCCACGCGCCCCGCAGCGATCCCATCCCGCCGAGCACGATGATGCCCAGCAGTTTGGCGATCCAGTCGTAGTGCGACGCCGGGAAGAACGGGTACAGCACGGCCAGGATCGACCCACCCGCGCCCGCCGTCGCCGCGCCGATCGCGAACGACAGCGCGGCGACCGACGACGCACTGATCCCCACCAGCGCGGCACCGGACGGGTTCTGCGCGGTCGCACGGATGGCACGGCCGGTCCACGTCCTGTTGAGCACCAGGTGAAGCAGGCCGAGCACGAGCAGCGCGGCGAGACAGCCGTACACCTGGGCCTTGGGTAGCACCACCGAGCCGATCGTGAACGACTGCGCGAAGTACGGCGGTGTGGCTGACCGGAAGTAGTTGCCCGCGGTCACGTTCAGCAGGCCCTCGATGGTCAGGGCGATCCCGAACGTCAGCAGCATCGACATGGCCGGGCTGGTGCCGCGAACCCGCACGATCACCAGCCGGTACAGCACCCAGCCGAGGCCGAACATCAGCGGCGTGGTGGCCAGCGCCAGCAGGATCGGGTCGATCCCGGTCAGCTGCCACGCCTTCCACGTCAGCATCGCGATCAGCACGAGGAACGCGCCCTGCGCGACGTTGACGATGCCCATGATGCCGAAGACCAGCGTGAGCCCGGCCGCCATCAGGGCGTACACCCCGCCGATCAGCAAGCCCAGTACGACGGTCTGCACAGCTTGTGTCATGGCCACGCCGGCTTGGGGAACACGATCCTGTCCGTGGTGGCGGCCCCCTTCGGGGAGACGACCTCGACCTTGCCGTTCTGCCACTGCGCCAGCATGAACGAGCTCTGCGGCTCGCCGTTGGCCGCCCACTTGAGCGGCCCGAGGATCGTCTGGACCTCGTTGGCGCGCAACCAGTCCGCCAACGCGACCTGGTCGATCCGGCCGACCTTGGTCACCGCCTCCTGCAGCACCTGGCCCGCCGCGAACGCGTCGGCCGCGTCCTCGGTCGGCGGGCCGTTGAAGCGTTTGCGGTACTCCTGCACGAACTCGGTGTTCACCGGTGTCGTGGCGGCCTCGCTCCAACTGGTGCTGTAGAAGACGCCTTCGGTCGCGTCCTTGCCGACGCCGTCGCTGTACTGGTTGCCGTTGCCGGGCGCGTTGGTCTGGAAGAAGACCTTCGGCGAGAACCCGACCTGCCGCAGCGCGCGGACCGCGCCGATACCGTCCTCGAACTGGGCGCCCTGCGCGAGCAGATCCGGCGCCTTGCTCGCGATCGCGCTCGCGACCGGCTGGAAGTTGGTGGTGTTGGCCGGGTACACGGTCGAGTAGACGGTCCGCAGCCCGGCCGCTTCGAGCTGGCTCCGCAGCGACTCGATGGCAGGCCGGGTGAACGGGTCATCCTGCGTCATGAACGCGACGGTCTTGGGCCGTTGCGCTTCGGGCAACGACTTCACCCACTCCGTGATGCCGTCCGCGTGGTGCGGAGCTGTCGCCGGCTGCGCGAAGAACAGCATCTTGAAACCGCGGGTGAACATGTTCGGCGCGGCACCGGCCGGTTCGACGAACAGCATCCGGTTGCGCTCGGCCACAGCGGAAGCGGCGTAGTTCAGCAGCGACGAGAAGCTGCCGAGCAACAGGTCCACCCGGTCCTGTGTGATCAGTTTCGTGTAGTCGGCGATGATCGTGTCCTGGTTGCTGGCGTCGTCGGTGACGCGCAGGTCGATCTGCCTGCCGAGCATGCCGCCCGCGGCGTTGACGCGGTCGCGCCAGATCTCGTAGCCGCGCTTGGCTTCGCCGCCGGGCTGGGAGAACTGCCCGGTGAGCGGCAACGAGGTGCCGATCAGGATCGGACCGCTGCCGCCGCTGCTTCCCTGGCTCGAGCCACTGCACCCGGCGGTGACCAGCAACGCCGCGCACGCGACGAGGGCACGCAGCCTGAACCGGGCGGGTCGTTCTCGCATCGCGGATCTCCTCGACTTCGCCGAAGGTCTAAGCCAACCATGGCAAACGATTGCAACACAGCGCCGATCGTCGCGGTCTCGTCACCAGTCGTGAGGTATACCAGCCGGATTATCACGCACGACCGGGCGGCACCATCCGCCATCTGCCACACCCGTTGGTCTCAACCGGAACCACCGCGGTACGTGTACACGATGAGTCCCTCGTGGTGCTTGGCCAGTTTGTCGTACAA
This window contains:
- a CDS encoding ABC transporter permease subunit, giving the protein MRWVLALVLAALVAFPLVAPDATYEHTVVLLAFLVAIQAVSWNVISGFAGYISLGHGVFLGIGAYTAGILSTKWEVNPLVLAPLSGVVAVAVALLVGSVVLRAKGPAFVIITIAMLLGCQVLAVNLPAVTNGSDGITLALPGWGRDVGNIPFYYMFLGLGVLAFCFSAWIRRTKFGTGLVAIREDEGKAAAVGIPTTLYKNLAYAASAFFVGVAGAVYAYFLTFLNPLGAFNILSSVTVVLAALVGGKGTLWGPVVGAFVVSFAGEAATVYGGGSQSRLLLFGVALVIIVLFLPDGLLPTLRRRFARCREVEYTGHSPVTPVTVAARVPAEPPETGPLLEVRGVHKAFGGLTAVDDVSLAVPAGSITALIGPNGSGKTTLFNLVSGTGGAHTGEIWFDGERIDGLSPPARAHRGLGRTFQLTRLFRSMTVLENVVAPLAEFSPRVLASGAVSGHEADRARELLGFVGLGRFEAEQAGALSYGQQKLVELAQVMMLQPRLVLLDEPAGGVNPALVERMTDIIRAAHLQGVTFLVVEHDIPLVLDLCDPVFVLDRGKVIASGAPSDVREDPAVLDAYLGGASR
- a CDS encoding ABC transporter ATP-binding protein yields the protein MLTLQDVYAGYGGGDVLRGLDLSVVPGSVTCVLGPNGAGKSTFLRVVSGLIRLRDGAVLLGDERIDQLSAPQVLAKGIAQVPQTGALFSRMSVRDNILMGGYLIRRQRALLAERYSAVAELVPLVAERPAVLAGNLSGGQRRLVEIGRSLMLDPSVVLLDEPSLGLDPAGVGAVAGLVGGMRDRGKTVVLVEQNVRLGLSLSTHAIVLDGGRVRLQGSASDISVSSLRFGFS
- a CDS encoding amino acid ABC transporter substrate-binding protein, whose protein sequence is MRERPARFRLRALVACAALLVTAGCSGSSQGSSGGSGPILIGTSLPLTGQFSQPGGEAKRGYEIWRDRVNAAGGMLGRQIDLRVTDDASNQDTIIADYTKLITQDRVDLLLGSFSSLLNYAASAVAERNRMLFVEPAGAAPNMFTRGFKMLFFAQPATAPHHADGITEWVKSLPEAQRPKTVAFMTQDDPFTRPAIESLRSQLEAAGLRTVYSTVYPANTTNFQPVASAIASKAPDLLAQGAQFEDGIGAVRALRQVGFSPKVFFQTNAPGNGNQYSDGVGKDATEGVFYSTSWSEAATTPVNTEFVQEYRKRFNGPPTEDAADAFAAGQVLQEAVTKVGRIDQVALADWLRANEVQTILGPLKWAANGEPQSSFMLAQWQNGKVEVVSPKGAATTDRIVFPKPAWP
- a CDS encoding branched-chain amino acid ABC transporter permease, which codes for MTQAVQTVVLGLLIGGVYALMAAGLTLVFGIMGIVNVAQGAFLVLIAMLTWKAWQLTGIDPILLALATTPLMFGLGWVLYRLVIVRVRGTSPAMSMLLTFGIALTIEGLLNVTAGNYFRSATPPYFAQSFTIGSVVLPKAQVYGCLAALLVLGLLHLVLNRTWTGRAIRATAQNPSGAALVGISASSVAALSFAIGAATAGAGGSILAVLYPFFPASHYDWIAKLLGIIVLGGMGSLRGAWVGALILGLAETFTATYGSPRWSTVVFYAVILLVLIVRPHGLFGTRLREDAVA